A region from the Polaribacter sp. Hel1_33_78 genome encodes:
- the hisA gene encoding 1-(5-phosphoribosyl)-5-[(5-phosphoribosylamino)methylideneamino]imidazole-4-carboxamide isomerase, with protein MRIIPAIDIIDGKCVRLTKGDYTTKKIYNENPLEVAKEFEDAGIEYLHVVDLDGAKANQIINYKVLEKIALKTNLNIDFGGGLKSDKDLEIAFNSGASQITGGSIAVKNTTIFESWIEKFGSEKIILGADFYPDTEGGKIAINGWQEESSLALIPFIKEYQQKGIQYVICTDISKDGMLQGPSFHVYQEILSEVKDIKLIASGGISTFNELPKLAEMGCEGVIIGKAIYENRISLKQLENFILTN; from the coding sequence ATGAGAATTATTCCAGCAATAGATATAATCGACGGAAAATGTGTTCGTTTAACCAAAGGTGATTATACTACTAAAAAAATTTATAATGAAAATCCGTTAGAGGTTGCGAAAGAATTTGAAGATGCAGGTATAGAATACTTGCATGTGGTAGATTTAGATGGGGCAAAAGCGAATCAGATTATCAACTACAAAGTACTGGAAAAAATTGCTTTAAAAACCAATTTGAATATAGATTTTGGTGGTGGATTAAAATCTGATAAAGATTTAGAAATCGCTTTTAATTCTGGTGCTAGTCAAATAACGGGTGGCAGTATTGCTGTGAAAAACACAACAATTTTTGAAAGTTGGATTGAAAAATTTGGTTCGGAAAAAATTATTTTAGGAGCTGACTTTTACCCAGATACTGAAGGAGGAAAAATAGCTATAAATGGTTGGCAAGAAGAAAGTTCTTTAGCATTAATTCCTTTTATAAAAGAATATCAGCAAAAAGGAATTCAATATGTAATATGTACAGATATTTCTAAAGACGGCATGTTACAAGGTCCAAGTTTTCATGTATATCAAGAAATATTATCAGAAGTGAAAGATATAAAACTAATTGCTTCAGGAGGAATTTCAACTTTTAATGAACTTCCTAAATTAGCAGAAATGGGCTGTGAAGGAGTTATTATTGGAAAAGCAATTTATGAAAATAGAATAAGCTTAAAACAGTTAGAAAATTTTATATTAACAAACTAA
- the hisF gene encoding imidazole glycerol phosphate synthase subunit HisF → MLTKRIIPCLDIKNGRTVKGVNFVNLIDAGDPVVLAKQYAELGADELVFLDISATLEGRKTMIEMVHQVAEQVNIPFTVGGGISSVENVNELLKWGADKVSINSSAVKRPELVNELAEKFGSQCVVVAIDAKQIDGEWFVHLAGGTIPTDIKLFEWAKEVEERGAGEILFTSMNNDGTKTGFANTALARLSELLNIPIIASGGAGTIEHFVDTFKEGKADAALAASVFHFGEIPIMELKKELKENNIPIRI, encoded by the coding sequence ATGTTAACGAAAAGAATAATACCTTGTTTAGATATTAAAAACGGAAGAACTGTAAAAGGAGTTAATTTCGTGAACTTAATTGATGCGGGAGACCCTGTGGTTTTAGCAAAGCAATATGCTGAATTAGGAGCAGACGAATTGGTTTTTTTAGATATATCTGCTACTTTAGAAGGCCGAAAAACCATGATAGAAATGGTACATCAAGTTGCCGAGCAAGTAAATATTCCGTTTACCGTTGGTGGAGGAATTTCATCCGTAGAAAATGTAAATGAATTATTGAAATGGGGCGCAGATAAAGTATCTATCAACTCATCTGCGGTAAAAAGACCAGAACTAGTAAACGAATTAGCAGAAAAATTCGGAAGTCAATGTGTGGTTGTGGCTATTGATGCAAAACAAATTGATGGAGAATGGTTTGTACATTTGGCAGGAGGAACAATTCCTACAGATATAAAGTTATTTGAATGGGCAAAAGAAGTAGAAGAACGTGGAGCAGGTGAAATTTTATTTACTTCAATGAATAACGATGGAACAAAAACTGGTTTTGCAAATACAGCTTTGGCTCGTTTATCAGAATTATTAAATATTCCAATAATTGCTTCTGGAGGTGCAGGAACTATCGAGCATTTTGTAGATACATTTAAAGAAGGAAAAGCAGACGCAGCGCTAGCAGCAAGTGTTTTTCACTTTGGTGAAATTCCAATTATGGAATTAAAAAAAGAATTAAAAGAAAATAATATTCCTATCCGAATTTAA
- a CDS encoding GNAT family N-acetyltransferase, with product MNDLEIRPYEDKYHKDFKKINLHWLNKFELYEKADDALLNHPEVFIKNGATILLAHLDSKIVGTICVNPIEKTLNEILKFAVIDGYKGLGIGKKLMNCGIDICKQNKVKTIILESSSKLKDALKMYEKFGFQHIKVKNTHFVTADIKMELKLK from the coding sequence ATGAATGATTTAGAAATTAGACCTTATGAAGATAAATATCATAAAGATTTTAAAAAAATCAACTTACATTGGTTAAATAAATTCGAACTTTATGAAAAAGCAGATGATGCTTTATTAAACCATCCAGAGGTATTCATTAAAAATGGTGCAACTATATTATTGGCTCATTTAGATAGTAAAATTGTAGGTACTATTTGTGTCAATCCAATTGAAAAAACTTTAAATGAAATTTTAAAATTTGCAGTTATAGATGGTTATAAAGGTTTAGGAATAGGAAAAAAATTAATGAATTGTGGTATTGATATATGTAAACAAAATAAGGTAAAAACAATAATTTTAGAATCTAGCAGTAAATTAAAAGATGCTTTAAAAATGTATGAAAAATTCGGTTTTCAACATATAAAAGTTAAAAATACTCACTTTGTAACAGCAGATATAAAAATGGAATTAAAATTAAAATAA
- the hisIE gene encoding bifunctional phosphoribosyl-AMP cyclohydrolase/phosphoribosyl-ATP diphosphatase HisIE produces MNIDFNKNNDGLVPAIIQDAITKNVLMLGYMNKEAFAKTKESKLVTFFSRTKNRLWTKGEESGNTLNLVDIKLDCDNDTLLIQVNPNGPTCHKGTDTCWNEENKSNYGFFSTLENVITERVSNKNTQKSYVASLFAKGINKVAQKVGEEAVETVIEAMDNNDELFLYESADLMFHYLMLLQAKGFTLKDIEAELKSRHK; encoded by the coding sequence ATGAATATAGATTTTAATAAAAATAACGACGGATTAGTGCCTGCAATCATTCAAGATGCAATAACAAAAAATGTATTGATGCTCGGTTATATGAATAAAGAAGCTTTTGCTAAAACTAAAGAATCAAAATTAGTCACTTTTTTTAGCAGAACTAAAAATCGTTTGTGGACAAAAGGTGAAGAAAGTGGAAATACTTTGAATTTAGTCGACATAAAATTAGACTGTGATAACGATACATTGTTAATTCAAGTAAATCCAAATGGACCAACCTGTCATAAAGGGACTGATACTTGTTGGAATGAAGAAAATAAATCCAATTACGGTTTCTTTTCAACGTTAGAAAATGTAATTACTGAAAGAGTTTCAAACAAAAATACTCAGAAGTCTTATGTAGCGTCATTATTTGCTAAAGGAATTAATAAAGTAGCTCAAAAAGTAGGTGAGGAGGCTGTAGAGACAGTTATTGAAGCTATGGATAACAATGATGAGTTGTTTTTATATGAATCAGCAGATTTGATGTTTCATTACTTGATGCTATTACAAGCCAAGGGGTTCACTTTAAAAGATATTGAGGCAGAGTTAAAAAGTAGACATAAATAA
- the yiaA gene encoding inner membrane protein YiaA — protein sequence MDYQTTASTNEGTKKQTKTNKLKNKFNMKPTSAYIGATWGVVIIGLLSYCIGLWNANMELNEKGYYFAILLMGIYAVISLQKAIRDKAENIKVSDIYYGISWVIVITSLLLLIIGLRNADLLLSEKGFYAISFLLSLFGAITVQKNIRDIDFTNAKNEEENS from the coding sequence ATGGATTATCAAACTACAGCTTCTACAAATGAAGGAACAAAAAAACAAACAAAAACAAACAAATTAAAAAACAAATTCAACATGAAACCAACATCAGCCTATATTGGCGCAACTTGGGGAGTAGTTATTATTGGATTGCTATCTTACTGTATTGGTTTGTGGAACGCAAATATGGAGCTCAACGAAAAAGGATATTATTTTGCCATTCTTTTAATGGGAATTTATGCTGTTATTTCGTTGCAAAAAGCAATTAGAGACAAGGCCGAAAATATTAAAGTAAGTGATATTTATTATGGCATAAGCTGGGTTATTGTTATCACTTCTTTACTTTTATTAATTATAGGTTTAAGAAATGCAGACTTGTTATTAAGTGAAAAAGGATTTTATGCTATTTCATTTCTGTTGAGTCTTTTTGGTGCCATTACGGTTCAAAAAAATATTAGAGATATTGATTTTACCAACGCTAAAAATGAAGAAGAAAATAGTTAG
- a CDS encoding TMEM175 family protein, which translates to MIENENYDKSRVHSFSDAVFSIAMPLLVLEVFIPGNKELQTGNTVQILQNRIPSYIGLIVSFMVTALYWKANMRIFKFSSTIDSKILWDNFLLLFFILLLPFSTAFYVKGFTYQGLFAFYCFSLSAIGFFNLLLKKKKVKQELRQH; encoded by the coding sequence ATGATTGAAAATGAAAATTATGATAAGTCAAGAGTCCATAGCTTTAGCGATGCAGTATTCTCCATTGCGATGCCTTTATTAGTTCTTGAAGTATTTATTCCTGGCAATAAAGAACTTCAAACTGGCAATACAGTACAAATTTTACAAAATAGGATTCCCAGTTATATTGGTTTAATTGTTAGTTTTATGGTTACTGCTTTATATTGGAAAGCTAATATGAGAATTTTTAAATTTTCATCTACAATAGATAGTAAAATATTGTGGGATAACTTCTTACTTCTTTTTTTTATTTTACTACTACCATTCTCAACAGCGTTTTATGTAAAAGGGTTTACTTATCAAGGTTTATTTGCTTTTTACTGTTTTAGTTTATCAGCAATCGGTTTTTTTAACCTATTGTTAAAAAAGAAAAAGGTAAAACAGGAATTACGCCAACATTAG
- a CDS encoding EamA family transporter — protein sequence MKNSKTLIILAFIAIYFIWGSTYLFNKIAVTELPPFFLASIRFFVAGILMSGLALLSKQKLAISKKQLSNSVIAAFFFMVYGNGVFVWALKFVDSGFGALLASTQPLFVLFLLRLIDRKPFQKKSLIGVALGMIGMYLLVSQVELRASEGSLLGIFMILTCVLSWSYGSVFVSKADLPKSFMVSTGYQMLAASFILFIVSISLNEQWSSPLTWSTNVQISMLILIVFGGIFAFTAFNYLLKVVSPEKVSTSAYVNPVIALFMGWYFLDEVLSTQSVIASVVLLTGVYFITSRKRK from the coding sequence TTGAAAAATTCAAAAACACTTATAATTTTAGCGTTTATAGCTATTTATTTTATTTGGGGGTCTACCTATTTATTTAATAAAATTGCGGTTACAGAATTACCACCATTCTTTTTAGCTTCCATTCGTTTTTTTGTTGCGGGCATACTAATGTCTGGTCTAGCTTTACTTTCAAAGCAAAAATTAGCTATTTCTAAAAAGCAATTATCAAACTCAGTGATAGCAGCATTCTTCTTTATGGTTTATGGAAATGGTGTTTTCGTTTGGGCTCTAAAATTTGTTGATAGTGGTTTTGGAGCACTATTGGCATCTACACAGCCTTTATTTGTTTTGTTTTTATTAAGATTGATCGATAGAAAACCCTTTCAAAAAAAATCACTAATTGGTGTGGCTTTGGGCATGATAGGAATGTATTTATTAGTAAGTCAGGTAGAATTAAGAGCCTCTGAAGGAAGTTTACTGGGTATTTTTATGATACTAACTTGCGTCTTAAGCTGGAGCTATGGTAGTGTTTTTGTTTCAAAAGCGGATTTACCTAAAAGTTTTATGGTAAGCACGGGTTACCAAATGTTAGCAGCGAGTTTTATTTTATTCATAGTTAGTATTAGTTTAAATGAACAATGGAGCTCTCCATTAACTTGGAGTACAAATGTTCAAATATCAATGCTAATACTAATTGTTTTTGGAGGTATTTTTGCTTTTACAGCCTTTAATTATTTATTAAAAGTAGTTTCACCAGAAAAGGTTTCAACTTCAGCTTACGTAAATCCAGTCATTGCTTTGTTTATGGGATGGTATTTTTTAGATGAAGTTTTATCAACACAATCCGTCATAGCATCGGTTGTTTTATTGACGGGTGTTTATTTTATTACTTCTAGAAAAAGGAAATAG
- a CDS encoding EamA family transporter, whose translation MWMYLGLLAALFLGLHNLCKKHALQGNEVFPVLLGTISAGFILIVPFYVGSIWYPDYMLKIGFYITDITWKTHGFIVIKSMIMASSWILAYQALKHLPITIVTPIRSAGPFFTFIGALIIYQERPSYLQWIGFILIITSVLLYSRIGKKEGIHFKKNKWIYAIIGATFLGASSGLYDKFLIQNLALNPQTLQFWFCFYTVLVLFVILSLTWFPFAAKRKVFKWRWSIPAVGILLQTADYFYFKALQDPEALILLLSAIKRSQILIAVVAGGVIFKEQNKRKKLVPLFGILIGVFLILFS comes from the coding sequence ATGTGGATGTACTTAGGACTTTTAGCTGCTCTATTTTTAGGGTTACACAATTTATGTAAAAAGCATGCACTGCAGGGAAATGAAGTTTTTCCTGTTTTGTTGGGCACTATTTCTGCGGGTTTTATATTAATTGTTCCTTTTTATGTGGGGTCCATTTGGTATCCTGACTATATGCTGAAAATAGGTTTCTATATTACAGATATTACTTGGAAAACTCATGGATTTATAGTTATAAAGTCTATGATAATGGCATCTTCTTGGATTTTGGCTTATCAAGCATTAAAACATTTACCCATCACAATTGTAACTCCAATTCGTTCTGCAGGTCCTTTTTTTACTTTTATTGGTGCACTAATTATTTATCAAGAAAGACCAAGTTATCTACAATGGATTGGTTTTATTCTTATTATAACATCCGTATTATTATATTCTAGAATAGGAAAAAAAGAAGGAATTCATTTTAAAAAGAACAAATGGATTTATGCTATTATTGGGGCTACTTTTTTAGGAGCTTCAAGCGGTTTATACGACAAATTTTTAATTCAGAATTTAGCTTTAAATCCGCAAACATTGCAATTTTGGTTTTGCTTTTACACCGTGCTTGTTTTATTTGTAATATTATCTTTGACATGGTTTCCTTTCGCAGCAAAAAGAAAAGTTTTTAAATGGAGATGGTCTATACCTGCAGTTGGAATATTATTGCAAACAGCAGATTACTTTTATTTTAAAGCGCTGCAGGACCCAGAGGCCCTTATATTATTATTATCTGCCATAAAAAGAAGTCAAATATTGATAGCTGTTGTTGCTGGTGGCGTCATTTTTAAAGAACAAAATAAGCGCAAAAAATTAGTTCCTCTTTTTGGGATTTTAATAGGTGTTTTTTTGATTCTATTTTCATAG
- a CDS encoding DUF6268 family outer membrane beta-barrel protein codes for MKYILSIAFFCIVFQGASQNYFDIANLTYIDTPANNFKVSNDQTAVNELNLEVNFPVVLSKKTILLTGLFANKTRVSLDANVSNSNLQVLGFNLGINKTFNDKWSATFMVYPKISSDNLALSSDNLQLGFLSLFIKKKRTNLKYKYGVFVNTEEFGLAVIPIFGLYYLSPNKKFETKLTLPFLADINYELNKKFWLGFRFDGIGTSYNLNNQNYSNNGAYVSKNSIEFAPYLRFKMSKSLYLNTKLGYAFGRNYKVFDADDKIDLAVTSFYFGDNRTRLNEGFSDGAIFKIELFYRLHFD; via the coding sequence ATGAAGTATATTTTAAGTATTGCATTTTTCTGTATTGTATTTCAAGGAGCCTCACAAAATTATTTTGATATTGCAAATTTAACATATATAGATACCCCAGCAAACAATTTTAAAGTATCAAATGACCAAACTGCAGTAAATGAGTTAAATTTAGAAGTTAATTTTCCAGTAGTACTGAGTAAAAAAACAATTTTATTAACAGGTCTTTTTGCAAACAAAACAAGGGTAAGTTTAGATGCTAATGTATCTAATTCAAATTTACAAGTTTTAGGGTTTAATCTAGGAATTAATAAAACGTTTAACGATAAATGGTCAGCTACATTTATGGTTTATCCTAAAATTTCCTCAGATAATCTTGCACTTTCTAGTGATAATTTACAGCTAGGTTTTTTATCTTTATTTATTAAAAAAAAGCGCACAAACTTAAAATATAAATACGGAGTATTTGTGAATACTGAAGAATTTGGATTGGCAGTAATTCCAATTTTTGGTTTATATTATTTAAGTCCTAATAAAAAATTTGAAACTAAACTCACATTGCCATTTCTAGCAGATATTAATTATGAGTTAAATAAGAAATTCTGGTTAGGATTTAGATTTGATGGCATAGGTACTAGTTATAATTTAAATAATCAAAATTACAGTAATAATGGTGCTTATGTTTCTAAAAATTCTATTGAATTTGCGCCCTATTTAAGATTTAAAATGAGTAAATCGTTATATTTAAATACTAAACTGGGATATGCTTTTGGAAGAAACTATAAAGTGTTTGATGCTGATGATAAAATAGACTTGGCTGTTACCTCTTTTTATTTTGGGGATAACAGAACACGGTTAAATGAAGGCTTTTCAGATGGCGCTATTTTTAAAATAGAGCTGTTTTACAGACTTCATTTTGATTAG
- a CDS encoding acyl-CoA desaturase: protein MLIVTFVLVLWYGGLFFQSFFLHRYAAHQVFTMSKTMEKIAFILTWIFQGSSYLSAYGYGIMHRMHHAYTDTEKDPHSPSHDPNMFAMMWKTKNTYQDINNQRIFIDDRFTKNVPQWKSFDLFAGSRFSRLLWITGYILFFAFFATAWWQWLLLPITFLMAPIHGVIINWFGHIYGYVNYKMKNTSKNLFRFDFLMMGEGYHNNHHKHASRANFGVKWYEIDITYLIIKLLNTFGVIQLKPIKLKNLK, encoded by the coding sequence ATGCTTATTGTTACTTTCGTTTTAGTGCTTTGGTATGGAGGTCTGTTTTTTCAATCGTTCTTTTTACATCGGTATGCGGCACACCAAGTGTTTACCATGTCCAAAACCATGGAAAAAATTGCATTTATTTTAACTTGGATTTTTCAAGGGTCCAGTTATTTAAGTGCTTATGGTTATGGAATTATGCATCGTATGCACCATGCATATACAGATACGGAAAAGGATCCACATTCTCCATCGCATGATCCTAATATGTTTGCCATGATGTGGAAAACAAAAAACACTTATCAAGACATCAATAATCAACGTATTTTTATTGATGATCGTTTTACTAAAAATGTGCCTCAATGGAAATCTTTTGATTTGTTTGCTGGTTCTCGTTTTTCTCGCCTACTCTGGATTACGGGTTATATTTTATTCTTTGCATTCTTTGCGACCGCTTGGTGGCAATGGCTATTATTACCGATAACATTTTTAATGGCGCCGATCCATGGTGTAATCATCAACTGGTTTGGTCATATTTATGGTTATGTCAATTATAAAATGAAAAACACGAGTAAAAATCTCTTTCGTTTTGATTTTTTAATGATGGGAGAAGGATATCATAATAATCATCATAAACATGCCAGTAGGGCTAATTTTGGTGTAAAATGGTATGAGATTGATATAACTTATTTAATAATTAAACTATTAAATACATTTGGTGTTATTCAATTAAAACCGATAAAACTTAAGAATTTAAAATAG
- a CDS encoding Crp/Fnr family transcriptional regulator produces MQQIKAYLDQIATISKSDWDFFTSKLHRRVIQKKTIFLKLNEIENYISFIEYGVVRLYLPKENPEKEITFGFSFKDQFISAYDSFLTQRPSAYQLQALTETTLLSISYNDLQAVYKTTQIGNLIGRLTAERLFLIKSKREQNLLNLTAEERYLKLFKERPELLKVIPLKYISSYIGVTAQALSRIRKRI; encoded by the coding sequence TTGCAACAGATAAAAGCATACTTAGATCAAATAGCAACAATATCTAAATCAGATTGGGATTTTTTTACTTCAAAGTTACATCGTCGTGTCATTCAAAAAAAAACTATTTTTTTAAAACTAAATGAGATAGAAAATTATATTTCTTTTATTGAATATGGTGTTGTTCGATTATATCTTCCCAAAGAAAATCCAGAAAAAGAAATCACGTTTGGATTTAGTTTTAAAGATCAGTTTATTAGTGCCTATGATTCTTTTTTAACACAAAGACCATCAGCATATCAATTACAAGCATTGACCGAAACAACTCTTTTAAGTATTTCTTATAATGATTTACAAGCAGTTTATAAAACAACTCAAATCGGTAATCTTATTGGCAGATTAACAGCAGAACGTCTTTTTTTAATAAAATCTAAACGAGAACAAAATCTTTTGAATCTTACTGCAGAAGAACGTTATTTGAAATTATTTAAAGAGCGTCCAGAGCTTTTGAAAGTTATTCCACTCAAATATATTAGTTCTTATATAGGAGTTACGGCACAGGCGTTAAGTCGAATTAGAAAACGAATTTAA
- a CDS encoding DEAD/DEAH box helicase, which produces MSTTFSELGIHAALQKSLAKLEISIPTDVQEKTIPLILHKKEDVVVLAKTGTGKTAAFGLPILQLVDSESKDIQVLILAPTRELGHQIYDNLISFAAEDQKATIASICGGIPIKPQIERLKETIHIVVATPGRLVDLAERGAIDIKNINYFILDEADEMVSALKEEVDTIIKEIPKTRRTFLFTATMPGAIKQLVQNYMSKHVVHVEADMATIGHQGIDHQFVVVEPIEKLNVLLHFLSSKEGERGIIFCKTKAAVNKLAKNLAINKFSSGALHGSLTQGIRDRIMGQFREGHIDILVATDLAARGIDVKEISYVVNYHLPDRYDTYVHRSGRTARAGAEGLSLSIIQKEELEEIPEFEEDLGLVFKEYKKADAQSIEENNGLLWAKKIFKIKPNRDVSEDFKAQIKTIFHHLTKEELVDKILANYLAQTATAKTKPEVSKKKKKK; this is translated from the coding sequence ATGTCAACAACGTTTTCAGAGTTAGGTATTCATGCAGCATTGCAGAAGAGTTTAGCTAAATTAGAAATTTCTATACCTACAGATGTTCAAGAAAAAACTATTCCTTTAATTCTACATAAAAAGGAAGATGTTGTGGTTTTAGCAAAAACAGGAACAGGAAAAACAGCTGCTTTTGGATTACCTATTTTACAATTAGTAGATTCAGAAAGTAAAGATATACAAGTATTAATACTAGCTCCAACTAGAGAATTAGGACATCAGATATACGATAACCTAATATCTTTTGCTGCAGAAGATCAAAAAGCAACAATTGCCTCTATATGCGGAGGTATCCCTATAAAACCTCAAATAGAACGTTTAAAAGAAACGATTCATATCGTTGTTGCAACACCAGGACGTTTGGTTGATTTAGCAGAGCGTGGCGCTATAGATATAAAAAACATCAACTATTTTATCCTAGATGAAGCAGATGAAATGGTTAGTGCCTTGAAAGAAGAAGTAGATACCATTATCAAAGAGATTCCTAAAACTAGAAGAACATTCTTGTTTACGGCTACAATGCCCGGTGCTATCAAGCAATTAGTGCAAAACTATATGTCGAAACATGTTGTACATGTAGAAGCAGATATGGCAACTATAGGGCATCAAGGAATAGACCATCAATTTGTGGTCGTTGAACCCATAGAAAAACTAAATGTTTTACTTCATTTCTTATCTTCTAAAGAAGGAGAACGTGGAATTATCTTCTGTAAAACGAAGGCTGCTGTTAATAAATTAGCAAAAAACTTAGCCATTAACAAGTTCTCTTCTGGAGCTTTACACGGCAGTTTAACCCAAGGGATAAGAGATCGTATTATGGGGCAATTTAGAGAAGGTCATATCGATATTTTAGTAGCGACAGATTTAGCTGCCCGTGGAATAGATGTAAAAGAAATATCTTATGTGGTCAATTATCATTTACCAGATAGATATGATACATATGTGCATAGAAGTGGTCGTACTGCGAGGGCAGGAGCAGAGGGGCTTTCTTTAAGTATCATACAAAAAGAAGAATTGGAAGAGATTCCTGAATTTGAAGAAGATTTAGGGTTGGTTTTTAAAGAATACAAAAAGGCAGATGCACAAAGTATTGAAGAGAACAATGGTTTGCTGTGGGCTAAAAAAATATTTAAAATTAAACCAAATCGTGATGTATCTGAAGATTTTAAAGCGCAGATAAAAACAATATTTCATCATTTAACAAAAGAAGAATTGGTGGATAAAATACTTGCAAATTACTTAGCACAAACTGCGACTGCAAAAACAAAACCTGAAGTATCTAAAAAGAAGAAAAAGAAATAA
- a CDS encoding DEAD/DEAH box helicase, translating into MANIIKTQQDILEKLQIEALNPMQIEAVSVIEKNANTILLSPTGTGKTLAFSLPLLKSLDPECKDLQALILVPSRELAIQIEQVIRSMGSGYKVNAVYGGRPMSKDKIELKHIPAILIGTPGRISDHFANDRFSKNNIKTLILDEFDKSLEVGFEYEMRNIINQLSTVDKRILTSATQGVEIPDFVQLEEPRIINYLKGKRTSQLAFKTVVSPNKNKMRTLVDLVQHIGNEPGIVFCNLKDTITQLSAFLDQHKVSHACFSGGMEQKDRERALIKFRNGTCQLLIATDLAARGIDIPEMKFIIHYELPKHEEEFIHRNGRTARVNEKGTAYILKWENERLPDFIKASKGINISKKAEYVPQYWETLFISGGRKDKISKGDIAGLFFKQGGISKDQLGAIELKPDCAFVAIPLALADDLVEKLNNTRLKKKKVRVTVL; encoded by the coding sequence ATGGCAAATATTATAAAAACGCAACAGGATATTCTAGAAAAGTTACAAATAGAAGCTTTGAACCCTATGCAAATTGAGGCTGTTTCAGTAATTGAAAAGAATGCTAACACCATCTTATTATCTCCAACAGGAACCGGAAAAACATTGGCTTTTTCTCTGCCTTTGTTAAAATCATTAGATCCTGAATGTAAAGACCTACAAGCATTGATATTAGTGCCGTCTCGAGAATTGGCCATACAAATAGAACAAGTTATTCGTTCTATGGGATCTGGATATAAAGTTAACGCGGTATATGGCGGTAGACCAATGTCTAAAGATAAAATAGAATTAAAACATATTCCTGCTATTTTAATAGGAACACCAGGTAGAATATCTGATCACTTTGCAAACGATCGTTTTTCTAAAAACAATATAAAAACCTTAATTTTAGATGAGTTTGACAAGTCTTTAGAAGTAGGTTTTGAGTATGAAATGCGGAATATAATTAATCAATTATCTACTGTAGATAAACGCATTTTAACCTCTGCTACTCAAGGTGTTGAGATACCTGATTTTGTGCAATTAGAGGAGCCTAGAATTATCAATTACTTAAAAGGAAAAAGAACCTCTCAACTAGCTTTTAAAACAGTGGTTTCTCCTAATAAAAACAAAATGAGAACCTTGGTAGATTTAGTACAACATATTGGGAATGAACCTGGTATTGTTTTCTGTAATTTAAAGGATACCATTACACAGTTAAGTGCTTTTTTAGACCAGCACAAAGTAAGTCATGCTTGTTTCTCTGGAGGAATGGAGCAAAAAGACAGAGAACGTGCTTTAATTAAATTTAGAAACGGAACCTGTCAATTATTAATTGCTACAGACTTAGCGGCGAGAGGAATAGATATTCCAGAAATGAAATTTATTATTCATTACGAATTGCCAAAACATGAGGAGGAGTTTATCCACAGAAATGGACGAACTGCAAGAGTCAATGAAAAAGGAACGGCCTATATTTTAAAATGGGAGAATGAACGTTTACCAGATTTTATTAAAGCTAGTAAAGGGATAAACATCTCCAAAAAAGCAGAGTATGTGCCTCAATATTGGGAAACTTTGTTTATTTCTGGTGGACGAAAAGATAAAATATCTAAAGGTGATATCGCAGGATTATTCTTTAAACAAGGAGGTATTTCTAAAGATCAATTAGGTGCTATTGAGTTGAAACCAGATTGCGCTTTTGTTGCAATTCCTTTAGCACTTGCAGATGATTTGGTCGAAAAATTAAACAATACCCGTTTAAAAAAGAAAAAAGTAAGAGTTACCGTATTATAA